In Phocoena sinus isolate mPhoSin1 chromosome X, mPhoSin1.pri, whole genome shotgun sequence, a genomic segment contains:
- the IKBKG gene encoding NF-kappa-B essential modulator isoform X2, translating to MSRPPWKSPLCEMVQPSGGPAGDQDVLGEESSLGKPAMLHLPSEQAAPETFQRCLEENQELRDAIRQSNQMLRERCEELQRFQGSQREEKAFLMQKFQEARDLVERLSLEKRELHRQREQALQEVERLKTCQQMAEDKASVKAQVTSLLGELQESQSRLEAASKELQALESRVRAASEQARQLESEREALQQQHSVQVDQLRLQNQSMDAALRMERQAASEEKRKLAQLQVAYHQLFQEYDSHIKSSMGLQLEDLKQQLKQAEEALVAKQELIDKLKEEAEQHKTVMETVPVLKAQADIYKADFQAERQAREKLAEKKEFLQAQLEQLQREHNRLKTSCQESARIEDMRKRHVEVSQTPLAPAPAHHSFHVALPSQRRSPPEEPPNFCCPKCQYQAPDMDTLQIHVMECIE from the exons ATGAGCAGGCCCCCTTGGAAGAGTCCACTGTGTGAGATGGTGCAGCCTAGCGGCGGCCCAGCAGGGGACCAGGACGTGCTGGGTGAAGAGTCTTCTCTGGGGAAGCCAGCCATGCTCCACCTGCCTTCAGAGCAGGCTGCTCCTGAGACCTTCCAGCGCTGTCTGGAGGAGAATCAAGAGCTCCGAG ATGCCATCCGCCAGAGCAACCAGATGCTGCGGGAGCGCTGCGAGGAGCTGCAGCGTTTCCAGGGcagccagagggaggagaaggcCTTCCTCATGCAGAAGTTCCAGGAGGCCCGGGACCTGGTGGAGAGGCTGAGCCTGGAGAAGCGGGAGCTGCACCGGCAGAGGGAGCAGGCCCTGCAGGAGGTGGAGCGCCTCAAGACATGCCAGCAG ATGGCCGAGGACAAGGCCTCAGTGAAAGCCCAGGTGACATCCTTGCTGGGGGAGCTGCAGGAGAGCCAGAGTCGCTTGGAGGCCGCCAGCAAGGAGCTGCAGGCTTTGGAGAGCAG GGTCCGGGCCGCCAGCGAGCAGGCCCGGCAGCTGGAGAGCGAGCGCGAGGCGCTGCAGCAGCAGCACAGCGTGCAGGTGGACCAGCTGCGCCTGCAGAACCAGAGCATGGACGCCGCCCTGCGCATGGAGCGCCAGGCTGCCTCGGAGGAGAA GAGGAAGCTGGCCCAGCTGCAGGTGGCCTATCACCAGCTCTTCCAAGAGTATGACAGCCACATCAAGAGCAGCATG GGATTGCAGCTGGAAGACCTCAAGCAGCAGCTCAAGCAGGCGGAGGAGGCCCTGGTGGCTAAACAGGAGCTGATCGACAAACTGAAGGAAGAGGCTGAGCAACACAAGACTGTGATGGAGACGGTTCCGGTGCTGAAAGCCCAG GCGGATATCTACAAGGCGGATTTCCAGGCTGAGAGGCAGGCCCGGGAGAAGCTGGCTGAGAAGAAGGAGTTCCTGCAGGCGCAGCTGGAGCAGTTGCAGAGGGAGCACAACAGGCTGAAGACCAGCTGTCAGGAGTCGGCCAG GATCGAAGACATGAGGAAGCGGCATGTAGAGGTCTCCCAGACCCCCTTAGCCCCTGCCCCAG CTCATCACTCCTTTCACGTGGCCCTGCCCAGCCAGAGGAGAAGCCCCCCTGAAGAGCCGCCCAACTTCTGCTGCCCCAAGTGCCAGTATCAGGCTCCTGACATGGACACCCTGCAGATACACGTCATGGAGTGCATCGAGTAG
- the IKBKG gene encoding NF-kappa-B essential modulator isoform X1: MSRPPWKSPLCEMVQPSGGPAGDQDVLGEESSLGKPAMLHLPSEQAAPETFQRCLEENQELRDAIRQSNQMLRERCEELQRFQGSQREEKAFLMQKFQEARDLVERLSLEKRELHRQREQALQEVERLKTCQQQMAEDKASVKAQVTSLLGELQESQSRLEAASKELQALESRVRAASEQARQLESEREALQQQHSVQVDQLRLQNQSMDAALRMERQAASEEKRKLAQLQVAYHQLFQEYDSHIKSSMGLQLEDLKQQLKQAEEALVAKQELIDKLKEEAEQHKTVMETVPVLKAQADIYKADFQAERQAREKLAEKKEFLQAQLEQLQREHNRLKTSCQESARIEDMRKRHVEVSQTPLAPAPAHHSFHVALPSQRRSPPEEPPNFCCPKCQYQAPDMDTLQIHVMECIE; the protein is encoded by the exons ATGAGCAGGCCCCCTTGGAAGAGTCCACTGTGTGAGATGGTGCAGCCTAGCGGCGGCCCAGCAGGGGACCAGGACGTGCTGGGTGAAGAGTCTTCTCTGGGGAAGCCAGCCATGCTCCACCTGCCTTCAGAGCAGGCTGCTCCTGAGACCTTCCAGCGCTGTCTGGAGGAGAATCAAGAGCTCCGAG ATGCCATCCGCCAGAGCAACCAGATGCTGCGGGAGCGCTGCGAGGAGCTGCAGCGTTTCCAGGGcagccagagggaggagaaggcCTTCCTCATGCAGAAGTTCCAGGAGGCCCGGGACCTGGTGGAGAGGCTGAGCCTGGAGAAGCGGGAGCTGCACCGGCAGAGGGAGCAGGCCCTGCAGGAGGTGGAGCGCCTCAAGACATGCCAGCAG CAGATGGCCGAGGACAAGGCCTCAGTGAAAGCCCAGGTGACATCCTTGCTGGGGGAGCTGCAGGAGAGCCAGAGTCGCTTGGAGGCCGCCAGCAAGGAGCTGCAGGCTTTGGAGAGCAG GGTCCGGGCCGCCAGCGAGCAGGCCCGGCAGCTGGAGAGCGAGCGCGAGGCGCTGCAGCAGCAGCACAGCGTGCAGGTGGACCAGCTGCGCCTGCAGAACCAGAGCATGGACGCCGCCCTGCGCATGGAGCGCCAGGCTGCCTCGGAGGAGAA GAGGAAGCTGGCCCAGCTGCAGGTGGCCTATCACCAGCTCTTCCAAGAGTATGACAGCCACATCAAGAGCAGCATG GGATTGCAGCTGGAAGACCTCAAGCAGCAGCTCAAGCAGGCGGAGGAGGCCCTGGTGGCTAAACAGGAGCTGATCGACAAACTGAAGGAAGAGGCTGAGCAACACAAGACTGTGATGGAGACGGTTCCGGTGCTGAAAGCCCAG GCGGATATCTACAAGGCGGATTTCCAGGCTGAGAGGCAGGCCCGGGAGAAGCTGGCTGAGAAGAAGGAGTTCCTGCAGGCGCAGCTGGAGCAGTTGCAGAGGGAGCACAACAGGCTGAAGACCAGCTGTCAGGAGTCGGCCAG GATCGAAGACATGAGGAAGCGGCATGTAGAGGTCTCCCAGACCCCCTTAGCCCCTGCCCCAG CTCATCACTCCTTTCACGTGGCCCTGCCCAGCCAGAGGAGAAGCCCCCCTGAAGAGCCGCCCAACTTCTGCTGCCCCAAGTGCCAGTATCAGGCTCCTGACATGGACACCCTGCAGATACACGTCATGGAGTGCATCGAGTAG